A part of Nesterenkonia lutea genomic DNA contains:
- a CDS encoding PH-like domain-containing protein: MSPDPQLSPGADLTLATRATDMTGTYLGYLGITLAIIAVLVLLIWLGWRGRKRRQKDLPVPPEVPAAMLEAEPRAAAEGMVIGTVKAGDHLDRVAVHGLGVRTNGRIEVHPEGVAVFRAGAPNYLISAGSLTHVRTDRGVVGKFVERDGAVIIGWRLGESAVETAFRARHASAHQELLAELQSVVRPSDEESARP, from the coding sequence ATGAGTCCCGATCCGCAGCTCAGCCCAGGCGCAGACCTGACGCTTGCCACCCGCGCCACGGACATGACCGGCACCTACCTGGGCTACCTCGGGATCACCCTGGCGATCATCGCCGTGCTGGTGCTGCTGATCTGGCTGGGCTGGCGCGGTCGCAAGCGACGGCAGAAGGACCTTCCCGTCCCGCCAGAGGTCCCCGCCGCCATGCTGGAGGCCGAACCGCGCGCGGCCGCCGAAGGAATGGTCATCGGCACCGTCAAGGCCGGTGACCACCTCGACCGGGTGGCCGTCCACGGTCTCGGCGTGCGCACCAACGGACGCATCGAGGTCCACCCGGAGGGAGTCGCCGTCTTCCGCGCTGGAGCACCGAACTACCTCATCAGCGCCGGGTCCCTCACCCACGTCCGCACCGATCGCGGAGTCGTCGGCAAGTTCGTGGAGCGCGACGGTGCCGTGATCATCGGCTGGAGGCTCGGAGAGTCAGCTGTGGAGACCGCCTTCCGAGCCCGCCACGCCTCAGCCCATCAGGAGCTCCTCGCCGAGCTCCAGTCCGTTGTCCGTCCCTCCGACGAGGAGTCTGCACGCCCATGA
- a CDS encoding dihydroorotase — MRSTNRSSTAPTLILGARPYGEDPTDLLLAEGRIAAVGAQARAEAHRLGAAGQPESGGPAVEVMELDATGLIALPGMVDLHTHLREPGREDAETVETGSRAAARGGFTAVHAMANSSPVADTAGVVEQVHRLGRASGWTEVYPVGAVTVGLAGEKLAELGAMAESSAQVRMFSDDGMCVHNPVLMRRALEYVKTVDGFIAQHAQEPLLTEGAQMNEGDVSAILGLPGWPAVAEESIIARDVLLVQHVGSRLHVCHVSTAGSVEIIRWAKERGIDVTAEVTPHHLLLTDELVRGYDPVYKVNPPLRTSEDVEALRRGLADGTIDVVGTDHAPHPTQAKECEWSSAAMGMTGLETALSVVMETMIATGLMDWRRFAEVTSEVPARIYRHEQQGRPLQTGEPANIILVDPRTSQRVDPAAHASKGRNSPFRGMELPGSVRATFLHGHPVLLDGELNTPLNRPEMQS; from the coding sequence ATGAGAAGCACGAACCGCTCGTCCACGGCTCCCACACTGATCCTCGGAGCCCGGCCCTATGGGGAAGACCCCACCGACCTGCTGCTCGCCGAGGGACGGATCGCCGCCGTCGGCGCCCAGGCCCGCGCCGAGGCGCACCGGCTCGGCGCAGCGGGACAGCCGGAATCCGGTGGTCCCGCCGTCGAGGTCATGGAGCTGGACGCGACGGGACTGATCGCGCTTCCCGGCATGGTGGATCTGCACACCCACCTGCGTGAGCCGGGCCGCGAGGACGCCGAGACCGTGGAGACCGGAAGCCGCGCCGCAGCCAGGGGAGGCTTCACCGCCGTGCATGCCATGGCCAACTCCTCCCCGGTGGCCGACACCGCCGGAGTGGTGGAACAGGTGCACCGGCTCGGCCGCGCCTCAGGCTGGACCGAGGTCTACCCGGTCGGCGCCGTCACGGTCGGTCTCGCCGGGGAGAAGCTCGCCGAGCTCGGCGCCATGGCGGAGTCCTCGGCCCAGGTGCGCATGTTCTCCGACGACGGGATGTGCGTGCACAACCCGGTCCTGATGCGCCGCGCCCTGGAGTACGTGAAGACGGTGGACGGGTTCATCGCCCAGCACGCCCAGGAGCCGCTTCTCACCGAGGGGGCACAGATGAACGAGGGCGACGTCTCGGCGATCCTCGGGCTGCCCGGCTGGCCGGCCGTGGCCGAGGAGTCCATCATCGCCCGCGACGTGCTGCTCGTCCAGCACGTGGGGTCGCGGCTGCACGTCTGCCACGTCTCCACCGCCGGTTCGGTGGAGATCATCCGCTGGGCCAAGGAGCGCGGCATCGACGTCACCGCCGAGGTCACCCCGCACCACCTGCTGCTCACCGATGAGCTCGTGCGCGGATATGACCCGGTGTACAAGGTCAACCCGCCGCTGCGCACCTCCGAGGACGTCGAAGCCCTGCGCCGCGGCCTGGCCGACGGCACCATCGACGTCGTCGGCACGGATCACGCCCCCCACCCCACCCAGGCCAAGGAATGCGAATGGTCCTCCGCGGCCATGGGCATGACCGGGCTCGAGACCGCGCTGTCGGTGGTCATGGAGACCATGATCGCCACCGGACTGATGGACTGGCGGCGCTTCGCGGAGGTCACCTCTGAGGTGCCCGCTCGGATCTACCGCCACGAGCAGCAGGGCAGGCCGCTGCAGACTGGGGAGCCCGCGAACATCATTCTGGTGGATCCCAGGACGAGCCAGCGGGTGGACCCTGCCGCGCACGCCAGCAAGGGTCGGAACTCGCCCTTCCGCGGCATGGAGCTGCCGGGTTCGGTCCGAGCCACCTTCCTGCATGGTCACCCGGTGCTGCTCGACGGTGAGCTCAACACCCCGCTGAACCGTCCGGAGATGCAGTCATGA
- a CDS encoding aspartate carbamoyltransferase catalytic subunit, whose translation MRHLLSTADLSRAEALSILDTAEEMAAVSTREVKKLPTLRGRTVVNLFFEDSTRTRISFEAAAKRLSADVMNFSAKGSSVSKGESLKDTVQTLEAIGADAIVMRHWASGAAAQLAASDWTDCAVINAGDGTHEHPTQALLDALTLRRGWAAARGEDPRGTDLAGMRVLIVGDILHSRVARSNIWLLRTLGAEIGLVAPATLLPVGVQKWPVSVFYSLDEALASGRHGGPDAVMMLRVQAERMGGAYFPTAAEYTRRWGLTDERLRGLEAHRGAAGQVPMILHPGPMNRGVEISAAAADSPMNQVLDQVSHGVSVRMAVLHLLLSSSERNIA comes from the coding sequence ATGCGACATCTGCTCTCCACCGCCGATCTGAGCCGCGCCGAGGCGCTGAGCATCCTGGACACCGCCGAGGAGATGGCGGCGGTATCCACCCGTGAGGTCAAGAAGCTGCCCACCCTGCGCGGCCGCACTGTGGTGAACCTGTTCTTCGAGGACTCCACCCGCACCCGCATCTCCTTCGAGGCCGCCGCCAAGCGGCTCTCCGCGGACGTGATGAACTTCTCCGCCAAGGGCTCCTCGGTGTCCAAGGGCGAGTCGCTCAAGGACACCGTGCAGACCCTCGAAGCCATCGGTGCCGACGCGATCGTGATGCGGCACTGGGCCTCCGGGGCCGCCGCCCAGCTCGCCGCCTCCGACTGGACCGACTGTGCCGTGATCAACGCCGGAGACGGCACCCACGAACATCCCACCCAGGCTCTGCTGGATGCGCTCACGCTGCGCCGCGGCTGGGCCGCCGCCCGCGGAGAAGACCCCCGCGGCACCGACCTGGCGGGCATGCGGGTGCTGATCGTCGGGGACATCCTGCATTCCCGGGTGGCGCGCTCGAACATCTGGCTGCTGCGCACCCTCGGCGCCGAGATCGGACTCGTGGCCCCGGCCACCCTGTTGCCCGTGGGCGTGCAGAAGTGGCCGGTCAGCGTGTTCTACAGCCTTGACGAGGCGCTGGCCTCGGGGCGCCACGGGGGACCGGATGCGGTGATGATGCTGCGCGTCCAGGCCGAACGCATGGGCGGCGCCTACTTCCCGACCGCGGCGGAATACACCCGACGCTGGGGACTCACCGATGAGCGGCTCCGCGGACTCGAGGCGCACCGCGGCGCCGCCGGGCAGGTGCCGATGATCCTGCACCCCGGTCCGATGAACCGCGGAGTGGAGATCTCCGCGGCAGCGGCCGATTCGCCCATGAACCAGGTCCTCGACCAGGTCTCCCACGGCGTCTCCGTCCGCATGGCCGTGCTGCACCTGCTGCTCAGCAGCTCAGAGAGGAACATCGCATGA
- the pyrR gene encoding bifunctional pyr operon transcriptional regulator/uracil phosphoribosyltransferase PyrR: MTRSPETSHVMSASDMDRALTRIAHEIVESHRGVEGLLLLGIPRRGTVLARRLGERLARIDPAFDPERSTGSLDITLYRDDLRAHGARTPEPTRIPGSGIDGATVVLVDDVLYSGRTVRAALDALQALGRPAVVRLAVLVDRGHRELPIRSDHVGKNLPTSREERVSVLLDEVDGVSRAEETVVIQRAVPRPGSGER, translated from the coding sequence GTGACACGCTCACCCGAGACCTCTCATGTCATGTCCGCCTCCGATATGGACCGGGCACTGACCCGCATTGCACACGAGATCGTCGAGTCCCATCGCGGAGTCGAAGGTCTCCTGCTGCTCGGCATCCCCCGCCGCGGGACCGTCCTGGCCCGCCGCCTGGGTGAGCGCCTGGCCCGCATCGATCCAGCCTTCGACCCGGAGAGGTCCACCGGCTCGCTGGACATCACGCTCTACCGCGATGATCTGCGTGCCCACGGCGCGCGGACGCCCGAGCCCACCAGGATCCCCGGTTCCGGGATCGACGGCGCCACAGTGGTCCTCGTCGACGATGTGCTCTACTCCGGACGGACCGTGCGCGCAGCCCTGGACGCGCTCCAGGCGCTGGGCCGCCCCGCCGTCGTCCGCCTCGCCGTGCTGGTCGACCGCGGGCACCGGGAGCTGCCGATCCGCTCGGACCACGTGGGCAAGAACCTGCCGACCTCTCGCGAGGAGCGCGTCTCCGTGCTCCTGGACGAGGTGGACGGCGTCTCCCGCGCCGAGGAGACCGTGGTCATCCAGCGCGCTGTCCCTCGTCCCGGCAGCGGTGAGCGCTGA
- the nusB gene encoding transcription antitermination factor NusB, whose amino-acid sequence MAKRSKARRRALEILFEAEQRDLDPLEVLRVRRERADLIVNEYVIDLIDGVKSEQAHIDEILATYARGWTLERMPRVDLMALRIGAWELLCNDEIPDNVAVSEAVTLVKDLSTDDSPSFVNGLLGRIQQLKPTLVETED is encoded by the coding sequence GTGGCTAAACGAAGCAAAGCACGCCGCCGCGCGCTCGAGATCCTCTTCGAGGCCGAGCAGCGCGACCTCGACCCGCTCGAGGTCCTGCGGGTCCGCCGTGAGCGCGCGGACCTGATCGTCAACGAATATGTCATCGATCTGATAGACGGTGTGAAGTCCGAGCAGGCGCACATCGATGAGATCCTGGCCACCTATGCCCGCGGCTGGACGCTGGAGCGGATGCCCCGGGTCGATCTCATGGCGCTGCGCATCGGCGCCTGGGAGCTGCTCTGCAATGACGAGATCCCGGACAACGTGGCCGTCTCCGAGGCCGTCACGCTGGTGAAGGACCTGTCCACCGACGATTCTCCCAGCTTCGTCAACGGCCTCCTCGGGCGAATTCAGCAGCTCAAGCCCACGCTCGTGGAGACAGAGGACTGA
- the efp gene encoding elongation factor P, whose amino-acid sequence MASSNDIKNGSVLKLEGQLWNTLEFQHVKPGKGGAFVRTKLKNIRTGKAVDKTFNAGAKIEFATVDRSNYQYLYQDGEDFVFMDLRDFDQITVPATVVGDAAHFLLESHEVTIALHDGTPLYLDMPPSVVLEITYTEPGLQGDRSNAGTKSATLETGHEIQVPLFVDQGTRVKVDTRTSEYLGRVTD is encoded by the coding sequence GTGGCCAGCTCGAATGACATCAAGAACGGCTCCGTCCTCAAGCTCGAGGGACAGCTGTGGAACACGCTCGAGTTCCAGCACGTCAAGCCGGGCAAGGGCGGCGCATTCGTCCGCACCAAGCTGAAGAACATCCGCACCGGCAAGGCAGTGGACAAGACCTTCAACGCCGGTGCCAAGATCGAGTTCGCCACAGTCGACCGCTCCAACTACCAGTACCTGTATCAGGACGGGGAAGACTTCGTCTTCATGGATCTGCGCGACTTCGACCAGATCACCGTGCCGGCCACAGTGGTGGGGGACGCGGCGCACTTCCTGCTGGAGTCCCATGAGGTGACCATCGCCCTGCATGACGGCACCCCGCTCTACCTCGACATGCCGCCTTCGGTCGTGCTCGAGATCACCTACACCGAACCGGGCCTGCAGGGCGACCGCTCCAACGCCGGGACCAAGTCCGCCACGCTGGAGACCGGACACGAGATCCAGGTCCCCCTGTTCGTGGACCAGGGCACCCGCGTGAAGGTCGACACGCGCACGTCCGAGTACCTCGGCCGAGTCACGGACTGA
- the aroB gene encoding 3-dehydroquinate synthase: MSHQAETKASAQNPEPTVITVGEGSGTGGQELGYEVVIGNGLLSRLPDLVGTQAERVLVIHPRALRATGDVVREDLEKAGYQALVAEIPDAEEGKHIQVAAFCWQVLGQNDFTRSDAVVAVGGGAVTDVAGFVAATWLRGIRVVHMPTTLLGMVDAAVGGKTGINTSEGKNLVGSFHQPAGVLADLDTLLTLPRNELVAGLAEVVKCGFIADERILEIIEASPEQTQNPHSWQIRELIERAVAVKAKVVGEDMLESGLRESLNYGHTLGHAIELAERYQWRHGAAISVGMIFAAELARSLGRLDDATADRHHSVLNLLGLPTTYRDDRWSQLLEGIKRDKKNRGDQLRFVLLGGQGQPATVEIPDASILFATYQEIGRPETGTMLSL, encoded by the coding sequence ATGAGCCACCAGGCTGAGACCAAGGCTTCCGCCCAGAACCCTGAACCCACCGTCATCACCGTCGGGGAGGGCAGCGGCACCGGCGGCCAGGAGCTCGGTTATGAGGTGGTCATCGGCAACGGTCTGCTCTCCCGGCTCCCAGACCTCGTCGGCACGCAGGCTGAACGCGTGCTCGTCATCCACCCGCGCGCGCTGCGCGCCACCGGTGACGTGGTCCGCGAGGACCTGGAGAAGGCCGGATACCAGGCTCTGGTCGCGGAGATCCCCGACGCCGAAGAGGGCAAGCACATCCAGGTCGCCGCCTTCTGCTGGCAGGTCCTGGGGCAGAACGACTTCACCAGGTCCGATGCCGTGGTCGCGGTCGGCGGAGGCGCGGTGACCGACGTCGCCGGCTTCGTGGCCGCCACCTGGCTGCGCGGCATCCGAGTGGTCCACATGCCCACCACGCTGCTGGGGATGGTCGATGCCGCCGTGGGCGGCAAGACCGGGATCAACACCTCAGAGGGCAAGAACCTCGTGGGATCCTTCCACCAGCCTGCCGGGGTGCTGGCCGATCTCGACACTCTGCTGACCCTCCCGCGCAATGAGCTCGTGGCGGGACTCGCCGAGGTCGTCAAGTGCGGCTTCATCGCCGATGAACGCATCCTGGAGATCATCGAGGCCAGTCCCGAGCAGACGCAGAATCCGCACTCCTGGCAGATCCGCGAGCTGATCGAGCGCGCCGTCGCGGTCAAGGCCAAGGTGGTCGGAGAGGACATGCTGGAGTCCGGGCTCCGGGAGTCGCTGAACTACGGCCACACGCTGGGCCACGCCATCGAGCTGGCCGAGCGCTACCAGTGGCGCCACGGGGCCGCGATCTCGGTGGGCATGATCTTCGCGGCCGAGCTCGCCCGCAGCCTGGGACGGCTCGACGACGCCACGGCCGACCGGCACCATTCGGTGCTGAACCTGCTGGGTCTGCCCACCACCTATCGCGATGACCGCTGGAGCCAGCTGCTCGAAGGCATCAAGCGCGACAAGAAGAACCGGGGAGACCAGCTGCGCTTCGTGCTGCTCGGCGGCCAGGGACAGCCCGCCACAGTGGAGATTCCGGATGCCTCCATCCTCTTCGCGACCTACCAGGAGATCGGGCGACCGGAGACCGGCACCATGCTCTCGCTCTGA
- a CDS encoding shikimate kinase gives MPQPAAAENRGDGRNIVLIGPMGSGKSTVGAALARRLHRPHVDTDQFFVARHGPIPAYFSLHGEDAFRAEEEKIVAELIDSPRPSVISLGGGSVLSRRTRELLAEQLVVLLDLTVAQATQRLGDGSTRPILGSDPVQSWVRIYAEREQIYRDCADIVMSPDDEHIAVRVDTIVRALNTTFRRDHSA, from the coding sequence ATGCCTCAGCCAGCAGCCGCCGAGAACCGAGGCGACGGCCGCAACATCGTGCTGATCGGCCCCATGGGCTCGGGAAAGTCCACTGTGGGCGCGGCGCTGGCGCGCCGACTTCACCGGCCCCATGTGGACACCGACCAGTTCTTCGTGGCACGCCACGGTCCCATCCCGGCGTACTTCTCGCTGCACGGCGAGGACGCCTTCCGTGCGGAGGAGGAGAAGATCGTCGCGGAGCTGATCGACTCGCCCCGCCCTTCGGTGATCAGCCTCGGCGGCGGCTCCGTGCTCAGCCGCCGCACCCGGGAGCTGCTGGCCGAGCAGCTCGTCGTGCTCCTGGACCTGACTGTGGCCCAGGCCACGCAGCGCCTCGGGGACGGATCCACCCGCCCGATCCTCGGCTCGGACCCGGTGCAGAGCTGGGTGCGGATCTATGCCGAACGGGAGCAGATCTATCGAGACTGCGCTGATATCGTCATGAGTCCGGACGATGAGCACATCGCTGTGCGAGTCGATACCATCGTGCGGGCACTCAACACCACCTTCAGGAGAGACCACAGCGCATGA
- the aroC gene encoding chorismate synthase translates to MLRWLTSGESHGKSLVGILEGLPAGVSLSTAAVQEKLARRRLGYGRGARMKFEQDQVALLAGVRHGVTIGGPLTIEVGNTEWPKWEKVMSADPVPAADLEGLARNAPLTRPRPGHADYTGMQKYGFAEARPVLERASARETATRVALGAAAQSFLSELGISTVSHTIAIGPVQAPADAPLPRAADQDALDADPLRCFHAETSERMVAEVDDAHRAGETLGGVVEVIVEGLPPGLGSYVHWDRRLDSRLAGALMGIQAIKGVEVGDGFETTRRRGSAAHDEIALDESGQIARTSNRAGGIEGGMSIGGPLRVRAGMKPIATVPRALRTVDTATGEATTAHHQRSDVCAVPAAGVVAEAMVALVIAEAVLEKFGGDSVIEVRRNLESYLAHLPELGADPAGAGADGDPLQAPAAMQD, encoded by the coding sequence ATGTTGCGCTGGCTCACCTCTGGAGAATCTCACGGCAAATCCCTCGTCGGGATCCTCGAAGGGCTTCCCGCCGGAGTGTCTCTGAGCACGGCAGCTGTGCAGGAGAAGTTGGCCCGCCGTCGCCTCGGCTACGGTCGCGGGGCCCGGATGAAGTTCGAACAGGATCAGGTCGCGCTGCTCGCCGGCGTCCGCCACGGCGTCACCATCGGTGGGCCGCTGACCATCGAGGTCGGCAACACCGAATGGCCGAAGTGGGAGAAGGTCATGTCCGCCGACCCGGTTCCGGCCGCGGACCTTGAAGGCCTCGCCCGCAACGCCCCTCTCACGCGTCCCCGCCCAGGTCACGCCGACTACACCGGCATGCAGAAGTACGGCTTCGCCGAGGCGCGCCCGGTGCTGGAGCGCGCTTCAGCACGAGAGACCGCCACCCGGGTCGCACTGGGTGCCGCCGCCCAGTCGTTCCTCAGCGAGCTGGGCATCAGCACCGTCTCGCACACCATCGCCATCGGTCCGGTCCAGGCCCCGGCGGACGCGCCGCTGCCACGGGCCGCAGATCAGGACGCGCTGGACGCCGATCCGCTGCGCTGCTTCCATGCCGAGACCTCTGAGCGGATGGTCGCCGAGGTCGACGACGCTCATCGTGCCGGTGAGACGCTCGGGGGCGTCGTCGAAGTCATCGTTGAAGGACTGCCGCCGGGACTCGGCAGCTACGTCCATTGGGACCGTCGGCTCGATTCGCGACTGGCGGGAGCCCTGATGGGCATCCAGGCGATCAAGGGCGTCGAGGTCGGCGACGGATTCGAGACCACACGACGTCGCGGCTCGGCCGCCCACGACGAGATCGCCCTGGACGAGTCGGGACAGATCGCGCGGACCTCCAACCGCGCAGGCGGCATCGAAGGCGGCATGAGCATCGGCGGTCCGTTGCGAGTGCGCGCCGGGATGAAGCCCATCGCCACCGTGCCGCGGGCCCTGCGCACCGTGGACACCGCCACCGGGGAGGCCACCACCGCCCACCACCAGCGCTCCGACGTCTGTGCCGTGCCCGCCGCGGGCGTGGTCGCCGAGGCCATGGTGGCCCTGGTCATCGCTGAGGCGGTGCTGGAGAAGTTCGGCGGAGACTCCGTGATCGAGGTGCGCCGCAATCTCGAGAGCTACCTGGCGCATCTGCCCGAGCTCGGCGCCGACCCCGCGGGCGCCGGCGCGGACGGTGACCCGCTGCAGGCCCCGGCGGCGATGCAGGACTGA
- a CDS encoding shikimate dehydrogenase family protein, protein MRRAAVLGHPISHSQSPLLHAAAYEHLGLDIDYRRIDVPLEGLGEFLGGAGSDTGWLGWSVTMPLKSALVAVVARPSARVQALGVLNTVVHRRAEGSEPVLHGENTDVDGIVHALGEAGLHRGSSREELTFGIIGAGATAAAALAAAAELGGTEIRCYARSAQRGAELQAVARALDLRLRILPMAALHTDLRAQGGLLDAVVSTLPPRAADEIAAALSPLTRPVPLLDVAYDPWPSALAASWEAAGGRVVSGLVMLLHQAVKQVELFTSATERPAAGLSAESHAQLVAKMRRSIGL, encoded by the coding sequence ATGCGTCGGGCCGCGGTGCTGGGCCATCCGATCTCACACTCCCAATCCCCCCTGCTCCACGCGGCGGCCTACGAGCATCTCGGGCTGGACATCGACTACCGCCGCATCGACGTGCCGCTGGAGGGCCTCGGGGAATTCCTCGGCGGAGCGGGCTCCGACACCGGATGGCTGGGCTGGTCGGTCACCATGCCGCTGAAGAGCGCCTTGGTCGCAGTCGTCGCTCGGCCCTCCGCCCGGGTCCAGGCGCTGGGCGTGCTCAACACCGTGGTCCACCGCCGAGCCGAGGGATCCGAGCCGGTGCTCCACGGCGAGAACACCGATGTGGACGGGATCGTCCACGCGCTGGGGGAGGCCGGGCTGCACCGCGGCTCCTCCCGCGAGGAGCTCACCTTCGGCATCATCGGAGCCGGAGCCACCGCCGCTGCTGCACTGGCGGCCGCCGCAGAGCTGGGCGGCACGGAGATCCGCTGCTACGCCCGCTCGGCGCAGCGCGGCGCCGAGCTGCAGGCTGTGGCCCGCGCCCTGGATCTGAGACTGCGCATTCTGCCGATGGCGGCGCTGCACACCGACCTTCGAGCGCAGGGCGGTCTGCTCGACGCAGTGGTCAGCACACTGCCGCCCCGTGCGGCCGATGAGATCGCCGCAGCGCTGTCCCCGCTGACCCGCCCGGTGCCGCTTCTGGATGTGGCCTACGACCCGTGGCCCTCCGCGCTGGCCGCCTCCTGGGAGGCCGCCGGCGGCCGAGTGGTGAGCGGTCTGGTGATGCTTCTGCACCAGGCCGTGAAGCAGGTGGAACTCTTCACATCAGCCACCGAGCGCCCTGCTGCCGGGCTCTCCGCAGAGTCCCATGCCCAGCTCGTGGCGAAGATGAGGCGCTCCATCGGTTTATGA
- a CDS encoding endolytic transglycosylase MltG produces MSDEQPHEAGSPRSRREIREARERELALQRERQSAAQQRALDQTLRNARAQSSPRSVPRAPLPAIAPVQESVIFNQEEVTQGKLEREDRPQGDLHSRAAEPEEPAAPAERHAPSAATPFDRVVTPFDQVVSPDAVDSESAQAVEESTNYPLEDDVHEPHARDQHPHEHFAEGDHGYLADADHDYLAHSDHDYEGTRIDHDDDGTPLLISSSSHGRGYQTVSAVDGGTTQAVLQRRRSKRRRRNLTLSVAFGLFAVLLIGFVVVLQSLLGGDGPEDFETQAGETVEFTVEPGDGPIAVRGRLLEQGIIASADAFDDAYEELEGTREVFEGDFPMREQMPAADAVAILFNEEEAVDFIDLRAGMRIDAALSAIATGTGIPESDIRQAAGDPQAFGLPEEAETLEGYLAAGLYSPEVGAEPEDVLQNMVDETFERLEEAGVTEEEEQWETIIIASLLTAEGLPGDYEMIAGIIENRLDPSNEETGGLLQIDASVIYGLGTQSVQFTSEEREDASNEYNTYQNEGLPPGPIAAPSEETIEAAGNPEPSDNYYWITTNLETGETKFAETYEQHQEYVEEFNQYCEDNPEICEGEPAQDDQGNQENQGQ; encoded by the coding sequence GTGAGCGATGAACAGCCGCATGAGGCGGGCTCTCCGCGCAGCCGTCGCGAGATTCGCGAGGCGCGGGAGCGAGAGCTTGCCCTGCAGCGCGAGCGCCAGAGCGCTGCCCAGCAGCGTGCACTGGATCAGACCCTGCGCAACGCCCGAGCCCAGTCCTCACCTCGCTCCGTCCCCCGGGCGCCGCTGCCAGCCATTGCTCCGGTTCAGGAGTCGGTGATCTTCAATCAGGAGGAGGTCACCCAGGGCAAGCTCGAGCGCGAGGACCGGCCCCAGGGTGACCTGCACAGCCGAGCCGCTGAGCCCGAGGAGCCGGCTGCGCCCGCCGAGCGGCACGCACCCTCGGCGGCGACTCCCTTCGACCGGGTGGTGACGCCCTTCGATCAGGTCGTGTCCCCGGATGCCGTGGATTCGGAGTCCGCGCAGGCGGTCGAGGAATCGACGAACTATCCGCTCGAGGACGATGTCCACGAACCGCACGCCCGGGACCAGCATCCCCACGAGCACTTCGCTGAGGGGGACCATGGCTACCTCGCGGATGCGGACCATGACTACCTCGCTCACTCAGATCATGACTATGAGGGCACCCGCATCGATCACGACGACGACGGCACGCCGCTGCTCATCTCCTCCTCCAGCCACGGACGCGGCTACCAGACGGTCTCCGCCGTGGACGGTGGCACCACGCAGGCGGTCCTGCAGCGACGACGCAGCAAACGGCGCCGTCGCAACCTGACCCTCAGCGTGGCCTTCGGCCTCTTCGCCGTGCTGCTGATCGGATTCGTCGTGGTCCTGCAGTCGCTGCTCGGCGGGGACGGGCCGGAGGACTTTGAGACTCAGGCCGGAGAGACGGTCGAGTTCACCGTGGAGCCCGGTGATGGTCCCATCGCTGTGCGCGGCCGTCTCCTGGAGCAGGGCATCATCGCCAGCGCCGACGCCTTCGATGACGCCTACGAGGAGCTGGAGGGAACTCGAGAGGTCTTCGAGGGCGACTTCCCGATGCGCGAGCAGATGCCCGCCGCCGATGCCGTGGCGATCCTCTTCAACGAGGAGGAGGCGGTCGATTTCATCGACCTGCGCGCCGGCATGCGCATCGACGCCGCCCTCTCGGCGATCGCCACGGGAACCGGCATCCCGGAGAGCGACATCCGTCAGGCGGCGGGAGACCCGCAGGCGTTCGGACTGCCGGAGGAGGCGGAGACCCTCGAGGGCTATCTGGCCGCTGGACTGTACAGCCCGGAGGTTGGCGCCGAGCCGGAGGACGTCCTGCAGAACATGGTGGACGAGACCTTCGAGCGTCTCGAAGAGGCCGGTGTCACCGAGGAGGAGGAGCAGTGGGAGACCATCATCATCGCTTCGCTGCTGACCGCCGAAGGTCTTCCCGGGGACTACGAGATGATCGCCGGAATCATCGAGAACCGGCTCGACCCGAGCAATGAGGAGACGGGCGGACTCCTGCAGATCGACGCCTCGGTGATCTACGGACTCGGCACGCAGAGTGTCCAGTTCACCTCTGAGGAGCGCGAGGACGCGTCGAACGAGTACAACACGTACCAGAACGAGGGTCTCCCACCAGGCCCGATCGCCGCTCCCAGCGAGGAGACCATCGAGGCTGCCGGCAATCCTGAGCCGAGCGACAACTACTACTGGATCACGACCAACCTCGAGACCGGTGAGACGAAGTTCGCCGAGACCTACGAGCAGCACCAGGAATACGTCGAGGAGTTCAACCAGTACTGCGAGGACAACCCGGAGATCTGCGAGGGCGAACCGGCCCAGGACGATCAGGGCAACCAGGAGAACCAGGGACAGTGA